The following coding sequences lie in one Paenibacillus durus ATCC 35681 genomic window:
- a CDS encoding YveK family protein — MEKTILDYLNLIKKRLWLIVLFVLISCSTTYYVSKNYVVPVYSASTQLLVNNAADLPEGNNLNNLNFSLNLIGSYKEIIKSPAIMDRVAAAHPEFGLTGDALSSKVAIKSSEGSQIINLSVEDTSYAKAAGIANAVSQTFIRTLPELMNLNNVNFLTPADPKDVPGPINAGFTMNLIISFVVSLMAALGIILLLETLSGSLRSEKEAMHEFGLPVIGTIPVIRKRDLGKDGDNKARVGEGAYAAIK; from the coding sequence GTGGAAAAGACGATTTTGGATTACCTGAATCTGATCAAAAAAAGGTTATGGCTCATCGTGCTGTTCGTACTGATCTCCTGCAGCACCACCTATTATGTCAGCAAGAATTACGTGGTTCCCGTCTATTCTGCATCTACACAGCTGCTGGTGAACAACGCGGCTGACCTGCCGGAAGGCAATAACCTGAACAATCTGAATTTCAGTCTTAATTTGATCGGAAGTTACAAGGAAATCATTAAATCGCCGGCCATTATGGACCGTGTCGCCGCCGCGCATCCGGAATTCGGGCTTACAGGAGACGCGCTCAGCTCCAAGGTAGCCATCAAATCTTCAGAGGGAAGCCAGATTATCAATCTCAGTGTGGAGGATACAAGCTACGCGAAGGCAGCCGGCATCGCCAATGCCGTATCGCAGACTTTCATTCGCACCCTGCCGGAACTGATGAATCTGAACAACGTCAACTTCCTCACTCCTGCGGACCCGAAAGATGTTCCGGGACCGATTAACGCAGGATTTACGATGAATCTGATTATCAGCTTTGTCGTATCGCTGATGGCGGCTCTGGGAATTATCCTGCTGCTGGAGACGTTGAGCGGCTCCCTTCGCTCCGAGAAGGAAGCGATGCACGAGTTTGGTCTTCCGGTCATCGGAACTATTCCGGTCATCCGCAAACGCGACCTCGGCAAGGATGGGGACAACAAAGCAAGAGTAGGGGAGGGAGCGTATGCTGCGATTAAGTAA
- a CDS encoding glycosyltransferase family 4 protein — MLRVAYIDHTARWSGGEVALFNILTHIGDQVDPLVILAEEGALADRLREKGIDVRIIPLDESIRSRGRNTVNLGAPAAAMKLLAYGRKLAPLLKKERVACVHTNSLKSALYGTVAAKMAGVPLIWHIRDHIGAPYLKPVVAKAIRLLSRLLPNGVIANSKSTLSALELPRSKKTLVVYSAFAKAIGGGTGRREQKDFNVLLVGRLAEWKGQHILLEAAKRLQDNGRIKFWLAGDALFGEDEYKKKLLATIERDRLTNVTLLGHVEDIQGLMQQADLLVHTSITPEPFGQVIVEGMAAGLPVIASNEGGPVEIVVPGETGLLIQPGDPAVLTEAINWMVDHPQERERMAEAGIKRVKEHFVIENTVKEIVDYYRGLLAGT; from the coding sequence ATGCTCAGAGTGGCGTATATCGATCACACGGCTAGATGGAGCGGCGGCGAAGTGGCGCTGTTCAACATTCTTACCCATATCGGGGATCAGGTTGATCCGCTCGTTATCTTGGCGGAGGAAGGAGCGCTGGCCGACCGCCTGCGCGAGAAAGGGATCGACGTCCGGATCATTCCGCTCGACGAGAGCATCCGCAGCCGCGGGCGCAACACCGTCAATCTGGGCGCGCCGGCTGCTGCTATGAAGCTGCTGGCCTATGGCCGCAAGCTCGCTCCGCTGCTGAAGAAGGAGCGGGTAGCCTGCGTGCATACCAACTCCCTTAAGTCTGCGCTGTACGGAACGGTTGCCGCCAAGATGGCCGGCGTACCGCTGATTTGGCATATTCGCGACCATATTGGCGCGCCTTATCTAAAGCCGGTTGTCGCGAAAGCCATCCGGCTGCTCTCGCGTCTGCTTCCCAACGGCGTTATCGCCAACTCGAAGTCGACGCTGAGCGCGCTGGAGCTGCCGCGTTCCAAGAAGACGCTGGTCGTCTATTCCGCTTTCGCCAAAGCGATTGGCGGCGGAACCGGACGGAGGGAGCAGAAAGATTTCAACGTTCTGCTGGTAGGGCGTCTGGCGGAGTGGAAGGGACAGCATATTTTGCTGGAAGCGGCGAAGAGGCTTCAGGATAACGGACGAATCAAGTTTTGGCTGGCGGGCGACGCCCTCTTCGGCGAAGACGAGTACAAGAAGAAGCTGCTGGCGACGATTGAGCGGGACCGGCTGACGAATGTAACCCTCCTCGGCCATGTGGAGGATATCCAAGGACTGATGCAGCAGGCGGATTTGCTCGTGCATACCTCGATTACGCCGGAGCCGTTCGGCCAGGTGATCGTCGAAGGGATGGCGGCTGGCCTGCCGGTGATTGCCTCCAACGAGGGAGGGCCGGTGGAGATCGTTGTCCCTGGCGAGACCGGGCTGCTCATCCAGCCGGGCGACCCGGCGGTCCTTACGGAAGCCATTAACTGGATGGTGGATCATCCCCAGGAGAGGGAGAGAATGGCGGAAGCCGGAATCAAGCGGGTAAAGGAACATTTTGTAATCGAAAATACGGTTAAAGAGATCGTCGATTACTACAGAGGCTTGCTGGCGGGCACCTGA
- a CDS encoding WecB/TagA/CpsF family glycosyltransferase, producing the protein MNQVNMFDVNFNNYDFMDLLEYIDTTIRERNHSYILTCNVDHVIKLRKDKEFRTVYSEAGAVVADGMPLIWASKMLGKPLKQKVSGADLFSRLGHAFQQRKYRLFFLGSAEGVPERATKNLKAAYPDINIVGCYSPSYGFENNKEENERIIGMLNETRPDIVFVGVGAPKQEKWIYRHYLTYRAPISIGVGATFDFLSGSVKRAPDFMQKSGLEWFWRLSQEPGRLWKRYLVDDAQFLLLLLKEMRKRDKENGQSLE; encoded by the coding sequence ATGAATCAAGTGAACATGTTCGATGTCAACTTTAACAATTATGATTTCATGGACCTGCTGGAGTATATCGATACTACGATCCGGGAAAGGAATCATTCCTACATTCTGACCTGCAATGTGGATCATGTGATCAAGCTGCGCAAGGACAAGGAATTCCGGACGGTCTACTCTGAAGCGGGCGCTGTGGTCGCGGACGGGATGCCGCTCATATGGGCTTCCAAGATGCTGGGCAAGCCGCTCAAGCAGAAGGTGTCCGGCGCCGACCTCTTCAGCAGATTGGGACATGCGTTCCAGCAGCGGAAATACCGGCTGTTCTTTCTCGGCTCTGCGGAGGGCGTGCCGGAGCGGGCTACGAAGAACCTTAAGGCGGCGTACCCGGATATTAACATTGTCGGTTGTTATTCTCCTTCCTACGGCTTCGAGAATAACAAGGAAGAGAACGAGCGGATTATCGGAATGCTGAATGAAACCCGGCCGGATATCGTATTCGTCGGCGTAGGGGCTCCCAAGCAGGAGAAATGGATCTACCGCCATTATCTAACCTACCGGGCGCCAATCTCGATTGGCGTCGGAGCAACGTTCGATTTTCTGTCCGGATCGGTCAAGCGTGCCCCTGATTTCATGCAAAAAAGCGGACTGGAATGGTTCTGGCGTCTAAGCCAGGAACCGGGAAGGCTGTGGAAGCGGTATTTGGTGGACGACGCCCAGTTTCTGCTCCTTCTGCTCAAGGAGATGCGCAAACGGGATAAAGAGAATGGACAGAGCCTTGAATAA
- a CDS encoding CpsD/CapB family tyrosine-protein kinase — protein MLRLSNSLIAERNPQSHVSESFRSLRTYIRQLGLLQGGGKSLLFTSGGAGEGKTTVLANLAVSFVQDGKKVAVVDCNLRSPGLHTVFGVENSDGLADCLSGQKEAGKIGVYGNLANLTIVTAGVSSVSPPDLLGNAKMAELLEELKGTHDLVLLDTPPAVEYSDARVLAPLTDGVIIIARYGKSKRELIGKVKTLMEQSGTAILGITINQFK, from the coding sequence ATGCTGCGATTAAGTAACAGCCTCATCGCTGAGCGAAATCCGCAGTCGCATGTGTCTGAATCATTCCGCTCGCTTCGCACCTACATCCGTCAGCTCGGGCTGCTGCAGGGCGGAGGCAAATCGCTGCTCTTCACGTCCGGCGGAGCGGGGGAGGGAAAGACGACCGTTCTGGCCAATCTCGCCGTATCCTTTGTGCAGGACGGAAAAAAGGTCGCCGTGGTGGATTGCAACTTGCGCAGCCCTGGCCTTCATACAGTGTTTGGAGTGGAGAATAGCGACGGGCTGGCTGACTGTCTGAGCGGCCAGAAGGAGGCAGGCAAGATCGGCGTATACGGCAACCTGGCCAATCTTACCATCGTGACGGCAGGAGTCTCATCCGTCAGTCCGCCCGATCTGCTGGGCAACGCCAAGATGGCGGAACTGCTGGAGGAATTGAAAGGAACCCATGATCTTGTTCTGCTGGACACGCCCCCTGCGGTGGAATACAGCGATGCCCGGGTGCTTGCGCCGCTCACGGACGGCGTTATCATCATTGCCCGTTACGGCAAGTCGAAGCGGGAGTTGATCGGCAAGGTCAAGACGCTGATGGAACAATCCGGGACCGCTATTCTCGGCATTACCATAAACCAATTCAAGTAA
- a CDS encoding glycosyltransferase, protein MFEHGNVPRLSIIICTYNRAGLLSKTLDSLLGLDMLDEAEVIVVDNRSTDDTAPVVRRFVDKYTSMIHMKYLLEPVQGLSAARNAGILAAKSPLIAFLDDDALPARTWISTIVNTLESRPRVMAMGGKVAPIFESGRPNWLIKPFEFPYTIMDLGNRIKEYPGKFHPCGANMAMRREVFNVSLFPLELGRKGESLLSGEETWLFGKIRKEGQSVLYHPQMAVDHFVPASRLTEDWIMKRYYSQGLSNALGSSGQLGSLSLWGKTAAKVLYIAADSVLAAISRNEGRKLLNKCRLESVRGTFHMLRNRNRESATG, encoded by the coding sequence ATGTTTGAGCACGGAAACGTACCCCGGCTGTCAATCATCATTTGCACTTACAATCGGGCCGGACTGTTATCCAAAACGCTGGATTCCCTGCTCGGGCTCGATATGCTGGACGAGGCGGAGGTCATTGTAGTTGATAACCGGTCGACCGATGATACGGCACCCGTCGTGAGACGGTTCGTGGATAAATACACAAGTATGATCCATATGAAGTATCTGCTGGAGCCGGTTCAGGGACTGTCGGCCGCCCGCAATGCGGGCATTCTGGCAGCCAAATCGCCGCTCATTGCCTTTCTCGACGACGATGCGCTGCCTGCCCGCACATGGATATCGACGATTGTAAACACCTTAGAGAGCAGACCGCGCGTGATGGCTATGGGCGGCAAGGTTGCTCCTATTTTTGAAAGCGGCAGACCGAACTGGCTGATCAAGCCGTTCGAGTTTCCCTACACGATTATGGATTTGGGCAACCGGATCAAGGAGTACCCGGGCAAGTTCCACCCCTGCGGCGCCAACATGGCGATGAGGCGCGAGGTCTTTAACGTCAGCCTGTTTCCGCTGGAGCTTGGACGCAAGGGGGAATCGCTGTTGTCCGGCGAGGAGACCTGGCTGTTCGGAAAGATTCGGAAAGAAGGGCAATCCGTTCTTTATCATCCGCAGATGGCTGTGGACCACTTCGTCCCGGCAAGCCGATTGACCGAGGACTGGATCATGAAGCGGTACTACAGTCAAGGGTTGTCCAATGCCCTTGGAAGCAGCGGCCAACTGGGCAGCCTGTCCCTTTGGGGCAAGACAGCGGCCAAAGTTCTGTATATTGCCGCCGATTCCGTATTGGCCGCGATATCCAGGAACGAAGGAAGAAAGCTGCTGAACAAATGCAGGCTGGAGAGCGTCCGCGGAACGTTTCACATGCTGCGGAATCGAAATCGGGAATCGGCGACGGGGTGA
- the galU gene encoding UTP--glucose-1-phosphate uridylyltransferase GalU, producing MMKKVKKVIIPAAGLGTRFLPATKAMPKEMLPIINKPTIQYIVEEAIASGIEDIIIVTGKGKRAIEDHFDNAFELESRLLEDGKLELLQEVQRSSKVEIHYIRQKEPKGLGHAVWCARRFIGDEPFGVMLGDDIVTGQTPCLKQLIDQYEETQNSVIGVQEIPDEFTNRYGIIEPDLQDGRLYRVHNFVEKPPLGTAPSNLAIMGRYVFTPKIFKYLDLQEKGAGGEIQLTDAIQKLNQSERVYAYNFDGTRYDVGERLGYILTTLEFALENKDLRYPLMDAMAAWLSKAEQATS from the coding sequence ATGATGAAAAAAGTGAAAAAGGTAATTATTCCCGCAGCCGGACTGGGTACCCGTTTTCTTCCTGCAACTAAGGCGATGCCGAAGGAAATGCTTCCCATCATCAACAAGCCTACTATTCAGTACATTGTGGAGGAAGCGATCGCTTCCGGCATCGAGGATATTATTATCGTAACCGGTAAAGGAAAGCGGGCGATTGAAGATCATTTCGACAACGCCTTCGAGCTGGAATCGCGGCTGCTTGAGGATGGCAAGCTCGAACTGCTTCAGGAGGTACAGCGTTCATCCAAGGTTGAAATTCACTATATCCGGCAAAAAGAACCCAAAGGACTGGGACATGCGGTCTGGTGCGCCAGACGGTTCATCGGCGACGAGCCGTTCGGCGTAATGCTCGGCGACGATATTGTTACCGGACAGACGCCATGCCTGAAACAACTGATCGACCAGTATGAGGAAACGCAGAACTCGGTTATCGGCGTGCAGGAAATTCCCGATGAATTCACCAACCGGTACGGCATTATCGAACCGGATTTGCAGGACGGTCGTCTGTACCGCGTTCACAACTTTGTCGAGAAGCCGCCGCTCGGCACCGCCCCTTCCAATCTGGCGATTATGGGACGCTACGTGTTTACGCCGAAGATCTTTAAATATCTCGATCTGCAGGAAAAAGGCGCCGGGGGCGAAATCCAGCTGACCGACGCGATTCAGAAGCTGAACCAAAGCGAGCGGGTCTACGCCTACAATTTCGATGGAACGAGATACGACGTCGGAGAACGGCTTGGTTACATTTTGACAACGCTGGAGTTCGCTTTGGAGAACAAGGATTTACGCTACCCTCTCATGGATGCCATGGCGGCATGGCTCAGCAAGGCGGAACAAGCCACCAGTTAA
- a CDS encoding sugar transferase, which yields MSMPKMPDDAEPILSNVYVLHAEEAREASSYLVVKRVIDILFSALCLFLLLPLFAVIAVLIKLDDPKGKVFFRQTRVGKDEKPFEMYKFRSMISNAEELKKNLMAYNEVSGAMFKMKNDPRITKIGKFLRKTSIDELPQLWNVLVGNMSLVGPRPPLPDEVAQYTEYDKQRLTVTPGCTGYWQVHARNSVGFEEMVQLDLTYIRMRSTALDLKIIVKTGLMLLGSKNAY from the coding sequence ATGAGCATGCCAAAAATGCCGGATGACGCTGAGCCGATTCTGTCTAATGTTTATGTGCTGCATGCCGAAGAAGCGCGGGAAGCCAGTTCCTACCTGGTAGTGAAGCGGGTAATCGACATTCTTTTTTCCGCTCTGTGTCTATTCCTGCTGCTGCCCCTGTTTGCCGTAATCGCCGTACTGATCAAACTGGATGATCCGAAAGGAAAAGTGTTCTTCCGCCAGACCCGTGTTGGCAAGGACGAGAAGCCGTTTGAAATGTACAAGTTCAGGTCCATGATCTCGAATGCCGAGGAGCTGAAGAAGAATCTCATGGCTTACAACGAGGTCAGCGGGGCGATGTTCAAGATGAAGAATGATCCCCGCATTACGAAGATCGGGAAGTTCCTGCGCAAGACGAGCATTGACGAGCTTCCCCAGCTCTGGAATGTGCTGGTCGGCAACATGAGCCTCGTCGGTCCCCGGCCGCCTCTTCCAGATGAAGTGGCGCAGTATACGGAGTACGACAAGCAGCGGCTGACCGTAACGCCGGGCTGCACAGGCTACTGGCAGGTTCACGCGCGCAACAGTGTCGGCTTCGAGGAAATGGTCCAACTGGATCTCACGTATATCCGCATGCGGAGCACAGCGCTCGACTTGAAGATTATCGTAAAGACGGGACTCATGCTTCTGGGATCGAAAAATGCTTATTAA
- a CDS encoding glycosyltransferase family 4 protein: MSYSDGLNIMSTGLSWPTVQPGGLNTYYKSICEQLSSRNRVHALICSKEKPQTPEELVIHNAGDPKESIWRRKDAFQRKASELMNAGKERIDILYSHFAPYGVGPALEAKKRGIPVVMTFHGPWNEEMKIEGQGIKHQVKTAIAKSIERKAYRLADKFIVLSETFRDILHSLHGVPLDKIVIIPGAANIDRFIPANNRLAVRRMLNLPEGATTVLTVRRLVNRMGLLQLLEAWRTVSERFPNSILLIGGKGPLRAELEERIADYGLASKVRLLGYIPDHELASYYQAADLFVVPSQALEGFGLITTEALASGLPVMATPIGGNREILQNFRPELLFKSASAADMAEGISHMLGNRRLLPSREECREHVLERYTWEHVADQVEAVFRDVMGKGETINAQSGVYRSHG; encoded by the coding sequence ATGTCCTATAGTGACGGACTGAATATTATGTCGACCGGCCTAAGCTGGCCGACGGTGCAGCCCGGCGGACTCAACACGTATTACAAATCCATCTGCGAGCAGCTTTCTTCCCGCAACCGGGTGCACGCGCTGATCTGCAGCAAGGAGAAGCCGCAAACGCCGGAGGAACTCGTTATCCACAATGCCGGGGACCCTAAAGAATCGATCTGGAGGCGAAAGGATGCCTTTCAGAGAAAGGCGTCGGAGCTAATGAACGCCGGGAAAGAACGGATTGATATCCTGTATTCCCATTTCGCTCCATACGGAGTCGGCCCTGCACTAGAGGCGAAGAAACGCGGCATCCCGGTCGTGATGACCTTTCACGGGCCTTGGAACGAGGAGATGAAAATCGAGGGCCAGGGCATCAAGCATCAGGTCAAGACCGCGATCGCCAAGTCGATCGAGCGCAAAGCATACCGGCTGGCGGATAAGTTCATTGTTCTCAGCGAGACTTTTCGGGATATTCTGCATTCGCTGCATGGCGTTCCGCTTGACAAGATCGTCATCATTCCCGGCGCGGCCAATATCGACCGGTTCATTCCGGCCAACAACCGGCTCGCCGTTCGGCGCATGCTGAATCTGCCGGAGGGGGCGACCACGGTGCTGACGGTCCGGAGACTGGTCAACCGGATGGGACTGCTTCAATTACTGGAGGCATGGCGCACGGTATCCGAACGCTTCCCGAACTCGATTCTGCTAATCGGGGGAAAAGGCCCCTTGCGGGCGGAGCTGGAGGAGCGGATCGCCGATTACGGGCTGGCGAGCAAGGTCCGGCTGCTCGGCTATATCCCCGATCATGAGCTGGCTTCGTACTATCAGGCGGCTGATCTGTTCGTCGTTCCGTCGCAAGCGCTGGAGGGCTTCGGCCTGATTACTACCGAGGCGCTTGCGAGCGGGCTGCCGGTCATGGCAACGCCGATTGGCGGCAACCGGGAAATTCTGCAGAATTTCCGTCCGGAGCTGCTGTTCAAGAGCGCGTCGGCTGCGGACATGGCCGAAGGGATCTCCCACATGCTCGGCAACCGAAGGCTGCTTCCCAGCCGGGAAGAATGCAGGGAGCATGTGCTGGAAAGATACACCTGGGAGCATGTCGCGGATCAGGTGGAAGCCGTATTTAGAGATGTTATGGGGAAGGGGGAGACGATCAATGCTCAGAGTGGCGTATATCGATCACACGGCTAG
- a CDS encoding O-antigen ligase family protein yields the protein MMISGHRASKLYALPYGMLFLLSALFLGTAVIYEPAIAVAAVGLLLLLVVSLSRPDYISYFVLLTTAVSINFLYDGSLFGMEILSLYKLAMLALLVPCILVNGLRFKLSYPLWALAVMVFMTFTFSIWLSQMTSSIAVKAFIGLSLPFMFLLINWKKEVAQRHIYMICLLPVVSLLVGALLQVAHLHPMLNVEFTGAVRIQGANIPSHLAMLAFLGTVIPFIELRRNPGHERFYYSVLAVNFVTLIGTGTRGPLLALLPVALYYFYDIFRRYLKGKTRYLIPLLCSVIVISGAALMQWDNIKKRSFERQTSDGIDLSGRSEAWTYFLEKASGSPLAGRGLGAVTVANDGTLYKGFVVPHNEYIRFYFDGGYIGSILLLLSLLAVFILVYRALAPPVKPYYLLFIAAFMIYSFSDNTLSTVQFIIPFCWYLNCLYRASQSTDSPQKEVIR from the coding sequence ATGATGATAAGCGGCCACCGGGCTTCCAAATTGTATGCTCTGCCGTATGGAATGCTGTTTCTTCTGTCGGCGTTGTTTCTAGGCACGGCAGTGATATACGAGCCGGCTATCGCGGTTGCCGCTGTCGGATTGCTCCTTCTGCTCGTCGTATCCCTGTCCAGGCCGGATTACATCAGTTATTTCGTGCTGCTGACGACGGCGGTATCGATCAATTTTTTGTACGATGGAAGCTTGTTCGGAATGGAAATATTGTCGCTCTACAAGCTGGCGATGCTGGCTCTGCTGGTGCCCTGCATTCTGGTTAACGGACTGCGTTTCAAGCTCAGCTACCCGCTGTGGGCTCTGGCGGTGATGGTGTTCATGACGTTCACCTTCTCCATCTGGCTGTCCCAGATGACGTCGTCTATTGCGGTCAAGGCGTTCATCGGACTTTCGCTTCCGTTTATGTTTCTCTTGATCAACTGGAAAAAAGAAGTGGCGCAGCGGCATATCTACATGATCTGCCTTCTGCCGGTCGTAAGCCTGCTGGTTGGAGCGCTGCTGCAGGTGGCCCATCTCCATCCCATGCTTAATGTGGAGTTTACAGGAGCGGTACGGATTCAAGGGGCGAATATTCCATCGCATCTTGCGATGCTTGCCTTTCTGGGAACGGTCATCCCGTTTATTGAACTCAGGAGGAATCCGGGCCATGAGCGTTTCTATTACAGTGTGCTGGCCGTGAATTTCGTAACTTTGATCGGTACGGGGACCCGGGGGCCGCTTCTCGCGCTGCTTCCTGTAGCGCTGTACTACTTCTACGACATTTTCCGGCGCTATTTGAAGGGCAAGACCCGGTATCTGATTCCGCTGCTGTGCTCGGTGATCGTGATTTCAGGCGCGGCGCTCATGCAGTGGGACAATATCAAGAAACGTTCGTTTGAAAGGCAGACGAGCGATGGAATCGACCTGTCGGGACGCTCCGAGGCCTGGACTTATTTTTTGGAAAAAGCGTCGGGCTCCCCATTGGCGGGAAGAGGTCTTGGCGCCGTTACAGTGGCCAACGACGGCACGCTGTATAAAGGCTTTGTCGTTCCCCACAACGAATACATCCGGTTTTACTTCGACGGGGGGTACATCGGCTCGATCCTGCTGCTGCTGTCCTTGTTGGCTGTGTTTATTCTGGTTTACAGAGCTTTGGCGCCGCCGGTTAAGCCTTATTACCTGCTCTTTATAGCAGCATTTATGATCTATTCGTTTTCTGATAATACGCTGTCGACGGTCCAATTTATTATTCCGTTCTGTTGGTACCTGAACTGCCTGTACCGGGCTTCGCAGTCAACCGATTCCCCACAAAAAGAAGTGATACGATGA
- a CDS encoding O-antigen ligase family protein, giving the protein MISRHQGSSGLIHPGNLRALATAGIFTAVCAVLPLMIGYVSAKLSSSSGLQLAMVSALLFPALLLALLKPRLLVIYTLLVWAIAPELRRIADWSEGVYHSVSLLSLAPLLAGGAVAIPVMRKIHAIRRPFMRLLLLFAVPLGYATLIGLAKNGMGSFYDLTNYLVPLLLLPYFAVTPFTARDIDKLLGGYANIAVLVAGYGIIQYLTVPAWDAFWMMNSGMNSIGTPHPLEVRVFSTLNSPGPAATFLVFALVPMILEKRWRGAFGWIGVLLVVVCLLTTLVRAAWLLLLVMLLVYIASSSSKGKWKTLIQVLFVALALFWIVPKLPGAEGLTSRMETLSSIQEDRSYNDRLNLLGSMIPAIKSNPVGQGIGSVGQSTKLGNSGELGEYGIMDNGFIALMLTFGAPGGLLFFGALGMAAKQIMAKVTGTSRLQMYARLALATWTGAVVGLVSDNGFLGLKGYLIWMLIGLGLSAREVLDGRKTEATQAAVQPGAAPR; this is encoded by the coding sequence ATGATCAGCCGTCATCAAGGCAGTTCCGGTCTTATCCACCCGGGAAACCTTCGCGCTCTGGCAACAGCGGGAATCTTTACTGCGGTCTGTGCGGTTCTGCCGCTGATGATCGGTTATGTCAGCGCGAAGCTCAGCTCATCAAGCGGCCTGCAGCTTGCCATGGTATCGGCTCTGCTGTTCCCGGCCCTTCTGCTCGCGCTGCTGAAGCCGCGGCTGCTCGTGATCTACACCCTGCTCGTCTGGGCCATCGCTCCTGAACTGCGCCGCATAGCCGATTGGAGTGAAGGGGTCTACCATTCCGTATCGCTGCTCAGCCTGGCGCCTCTGCTTGCGGGCGGTGCGGTGGCCATCCCGGTTATGCGCAAGATTCATGCCATCCGCCGTCCCTTTATGAGACTGCTGCTGCTGTTCGCGGTCCCGCTTGGCTATGCGACCCTGATTGGACTTGCGAAGAACGGGATGGGTTCGTTCTACGATCTGACGAACTATCTTGTTCCGCTGCTGCTGCTGCCATACTTTGCGGTGACGCCGTTTACGGCCCGTGATATTGACAAGCTGCTCGGCGGATATGCCAATATCGCGGTTCTGGTTGCCGGATACGGGATTATCCAGTATTTGACGGTGCCCGCGTGGGACGCCTTCTGGATGATGAACTCAGGAATGAATTCCATCGGCACGCCGCATCCGCTGGAGGTCAGAGTCTTCTCCACCCTGAATTCGCCGGGCCCTGCTGCCACCTTTCTCGTATTTGCTCTGGTGCCGATGATTCTTGAGAAAAGATGGAGGGGCGCCTTCGGTTGGATCGGTGTCCTGCTGGTGGTGGTGTGTCTGCTGACCACGCTGGTCCGGGCGGCATGGCTTCTCCTGCTGGTTATGCTTCTGGTGTACATCGCTTCCTCGTCGTCCAAAGGAAAATGGAAGACGCTGATCCAGGTGCTGTTCGTAGCGCTTGCTCTATTCTGGATCGTACCGAAGCTTCCGGGAGCGGAAGGGCTGACGTCCCGGATGGAGACCCTCTCTTCCATCCAGGAGGACCGCTCGTATAATGACCGGCTCAATCTGCTGGGCAGCATGATTCCTGCGATCAAATCGAATCCCGTAGGCCAGGGGATCGGCAGCGTCGGACAGAGCACGAAGCTTGGAAACAGCGGCGAGCTGGGGGAGTACGGCATTATGGACAACGGGTTCATTGCCCTGATGCTCACCTTCGGCGCTCCGGGCGGTCTGCTGTTCTTCGGTGCGCTTGGCATGGCGGCTAAGCAGATCATGGCCAAAGTCACGGGTACAAGCCGGCTTCAGATGTATGCGAGGCTGGCCCTTGCAACATGGACTGGAGCGGTGGTCGGGCTTGTATCAGACAACGGTTTTCTCGGACTTAAAGGTTACCTGATTTGGATGCTGATTGGCCTTGGCCTTAGCGCCAGAGAGGTACTGGACGGGAGAAAGACAGAAGCTACGCAAGCTGCGGTTCAGCCGGGGGCTGCGCCCCGCTAA